AGGTCTCGCCGGCTTCATCATCGCTGACGCCGACTACGTCGCTGGTCGCGTGTTTCTTCCAGAGCTGCGGAGTTGAGGGGAACATAGCCTTGGCGTAGGGTACATCGCGGCCAGGAGTGCCATGGCAGCTCGCGCACTGAGCACGGTAGATGTGTGCTCCGGACTCAAAGACATCTTCGCTTGTGCCGAAGGGAGCGGCTTTGGACTCGCGTTCGATGCGGGCGTCAAGAGGGAGGTGGACAATCTGCTTTTCGAAGGGGAGAGGCGAGTCGGCCACTGCGACCGGCAGCGGTCCGAACTTGAGATAGGCGAAGAGTCCCAGG
This Tunturibacter gelidoferens DNA region includes the following protein-coding sequences:
- a CDS encoding c-type cytochrome, producing MAKKSSGSGGFGKVFLGFLLGVVAVALGLFAYLKFGPLPVAVADSPLPFEKQIVHLPLDARIERESKAAPFGTSEDVFESGAHIYRAQCASCHGTPGRDVPYAKAMFPSTPQLWKKHATSDVVGVSDDEAGETYWKVANGIRLSGMPSFKHILSDTEMWQVSLLLKNADKELPGPVTQILNSPTP